Within the Longimicrobium sp. genome, the region CGTGCCTGCGGGGCGAGCATTCAGGGTGACGCAAATGTTTACCTGCGGATGGATCTGCTGGCCGGCGCCGTCATCGGAGAGACATGCGCATCCAGCACCGGGCGTGCCATTTCCAGAAACTTACTGACCCCATGCTTGCGGCTCGTGCCCACGCCGTCCGGGCGGGCCGGGGGGACGCGCGGCCGCCGGCACGACCTAAGCTCATGCGGGTGCATCAATTGTGAGGTCGCTCCGGCGCCGCGATCACGCCGATCCTTGCGCGGCAATCGTCGCCGCGATGGTCAGAGTAGCCGCCGTCCAGCGTCCGCGCATGGGCAGAAATGCCTATTTCCTCCCTCCCTTCCCGCCACTGTGCGTGGCGTGGGAAACACATCTGCGGACCCGGTCCGGCGGCGGGGACAGGGAAAATGCGACGGATCGCGGGTCGATCGTGCGTTCACCGCCTCGTCCGCAAACGTGAGACGCCGCCTCTCTCCCGAGCGGCGGCGTCCATGAGGTCCCCAGCAAATTGCAGTGACCGGCTACGTCCCATCGCGGCGCCGGAAGGTGCCCGAGTAACGCTCCGGATCGCGCGGGCTCGACCGTGCCGCGGCGGACGGCGGGGTCTCCATCCCCACGCGCTCGTTGACGTTGGTGCCGTTCACCATCCGCACGATCCGGCCGGCGGAATCGGCCTGGAACGCCACGTACATCTGCCCGTACTCCAGCTGGCCGTTCATCACCCGGAAAAGGAGCGGCTCCACCTGCGCCCACCGGCCGCCCCAGAACCCCAGCGTGCTGTCGTCCACCACCGTCACCTCGAACGCGTCGGGGACGAAGCCGCGTGCGCCGCGGCAGGTGTGGCACCAGGTGTCGGGACGGTAGCGCCCCGCGAAGCGGCGCAGGTCGTCCCGGACGCGCGGGCGGGTCCATGGCGTCCCCTCGGTGTCGGCGGTGTCGAGGGGCACCAGCGTGCGTGCCGCCAGCCGGGTGACCACGCGCTGCTCCAGCGAGCCCACCTCGCGGTTGCACGCCACGAACACGCCCATCCGCTCGGCGGGCCACAGCCACATCCCCGCCGCGTAGCCGGACATGCTCCCGGAATGCTGGATGGCTTGGTGTCCCCACAGGCGCTGCTCGAAGAACCCGTAGGTGAATCCCAGCAGGCGCGGGTCGTTGCGGAAGTGCACCCGGTGCATGAGCGCGGCGGCCGTATCGCCGAGGATCCGCGGCGCGCCCGGCCGCCCCGCCTCGAGGTGGGCGATCATGAACCTCGCCATGTCGGCCGCGGTGGCGTTCACGTCCGAGGCCGGATGGGTGTGGAAGAACTCCCACGGCTCCGGCCGGTACCCGCCCCCCGCCCAGGCGTAGCCGGCCGCCGCGTCGCCGCGCAGCGAGTCCGGCACGGCGCCCAGGCTGCTGCGCTCCATCCCCAGCGGCGCGAAGACCCGCTGCCGCAGGTAGTCGCGCAGCGGCAGCCCCGACACGGTCTCGACCAGGTACCCGGCCAGTGCGATCCCGTACGTCGAGTAGCTGCTGCGCTCGCCGGGCGCGAAGCGGGGGACCAGCCGGCCGCGCAGGAAGGTGCCGAGCGGCCGGACCTCGGCCTCGCGGAAGACCTTGCGGCCGAGGTTGATCTCGTCGAACCCGGCGGTGTGGGTGAGCAGGTTCGCGGCGGTCACCGGCCTCCCGTACGGCTCGGGCACCGTCCAGCCGGGGAGGTAGCGGTTCACGTCCTCGTCCAGCCGGATCCGCCCGCGGTCGGCCAGCTGCATCACCGCCGTGGCGGTGAACACCTTCGAGATCGAGCCGATGCGGAAGATGGTACGCTCCGGATCGACGGGACGGCGCGTCTCCACGTCGGCCACGCCGTAGCCCTTCGTCCAGTAGACGCGTCCGTCCTTCACCACCACCACCACGGCACCGGGGATGTGGGACCGCTCCATCTCGTCCCGCACCACCGAGTCCAGCGCCGCCTCCAGGCGTGCGGGCGCTGGAAAGGGCTCCACGAGCTGCGCCGCGGCGCGGGCGGGGAGCCACGCGCAGCCGCACGCCACGGCGGTGACGGCCGCGGTGCGGCGCAGGATGGTCTTGAGACGAGACGGGGCGATCGGATGGGGTGCGGTCATGGATCTCGAGGCGTGGATGGAGACAGGAACGCCGGGCCGGCGAGGGCGCCGGCCCGGCGTCGGCGCTGCGCTCAACGAACGCGGCGCGCGCCCTCCCCTACAACGCCTCCGTCCCCAGCGGCGACGATTCCGGCGCGAGCGGTGGCGGCGCCGGCGCCAGCGGTGCCCGCGGCCCGAGCAGGTTCGCGGCGAAGCGCCGGCTCAGCCGCAGCTCCGTCCCGTCCTTCAGGTAGACCAGCGAGTCGCCGGCGAACCACGGACGCAGCTCCTTCACCTCGGCCACGTTCACCAGCGTGGACCGGTGCACGCGCACGAACCCGCGCGGCGCCAGCACCGCCTCCAGGCGCCGCAGCGTGTCGCGCACGGTGTGGCTGGCGCCGCCGACGAGGTGGAAGACCACGTGGTGCCCGTCCGCCTCCACCCAGGCCACCTCCGCGGGTGCCACCAGCACGGTGCGGTCGCGCAGCTTCAGGCTCAGGTGCTCCGCCACGCGTGCCGGCGGAGGTGCCGCCGCTGGCGCGGCGGGTGACGCGACGCTGGCCGTCGCCGTACCGCGCGGCCCCAGCAGATGGCCGATCAGCAGGATTACGCCGCAGTACAGCAGCCCCTCGTGCAGCGTCGAGGCGAGCCACCCCGCCAGCGGCTCGGGACCGAGCGTTCCCGCCAGCCGATGGACGTAGTACAGCGCGGTGAAGCTGGCGAGCGTCATCCCCAGCGCGCAGAGCGCGAGGATGGCCGCGTGCCGCAGCCGGTTCGGCGCCTCCACCCGGAATCGCCGGGCCAGGTGCAGCCCGAGCGGTGTCAGCGCCGCTCCCAGCGCGGGCCCGACGAGCCGCCGGAACAGCGCGGTGGCGGAAAGCGCCGGCTGCCCCGCCGCGCCCTGCTCGGCCAGGAAGATCACCCCCAGCAGCATCCACCCGCCCACGATCAGCGCGGCGCCGCGCCACGAGCGGACGGATGCGCCCGCGCGGGCGTGCGGAAGGGCTGCGGCGTTCATTGGGAGATTGGAGAGGCGGAGGGAGTGGAAGTGGCGGGGAGCGACCAACGCGCGATCCTCGCGTTCCGCCCGAGATGCGATCACGGCGGGTGATGTGCGGCTCAGTACGACACGACGTTCACATCGGTCCGGCTTAAGTCGCTCCCGACGAACAGCAGCGGCTCGCCGAGCGCACGCGCAAGCGCGTAGCTGAAGCAATCGCCGAAGTTCAGCCCCGCCGGGTGCCTGTCCTTCCCGAATTGCGAATAGGCCGCGCGCGCCAGCTCGGCGTGCTCGCGGGTGACGGGCATGACCTCGATCCCAAGCTCCGTGATCAACCGATCGAGGTCGAGCATGCCTCCGGGCTGAGCCTTCGCTTCAGCAACGATCGAGGCCTCCACCAAGGTGGCCGCGGACATCGCGATGCGCGATGCGTCGAGCAGCACCGTCTCGATCCGCCGCGATTCGGATTCGGCAGCCAGAACGGCGATAAGAGCCGACGTATCGACGACCATCAGGTGGGGAGCCCGAATTCATCGTACCCGATGATCTCGTCGGGAGTACGTGCGTCGGATTGCTGCCTGGCCGCGAACCGTCGCTGGATCTCGCGAATGTTGCGCCGTACCACTTCCTTGTCGCCCCGCCCGGTCTCGCGCTGCAGGCGCTCCTTGATCGCGGTGAGGACCGCCTCGGTGATCGACTCCCCCGTCGTCCGGGCGAGCATCCGTGCAAGGCATCCGCCTCGGGATGCTTGATGTTCAGGGCCACGCAAACCTCCTCGAAAGAGAAGCGGAGGAAGAAATCTGCATCATTTCTTCCTCCTGCACCATACGGCGATTCTAGACTCGGCCACCGGACTTCCAACAAATCCGCGCAATCCCGAGGAGTGGCGATCCTTCCGCATGAGTTGGCTGCGGTCTCGTCGGCTGCATCCGCTGGCTGGACGGCAATGCGCGAATCCCGGTCAGTCCAGCCGCAGCAGGAACTCATCGACTCCGTCCCCGGAGCTCTCGACCGTGGACTCCCTCGCCTCGACGCGGAAGCCGACCTTCTCGAGGACACGGCGTGAGGCCGTATTGCCCACTGTCACCCAGGCAAAGAGCGGCCGCTCGTGCACCTCGGCGAGGAGCTGAAAAAGCGCCTCGGTCGCGATCCCCTTCCCCCAGTGCTCCCGGCCGTACCAGTACGCGACCTCGCGCCGGCCCTCGCGAATGAAGCTGCAGACGTACCCGGTCACGGCGTCCTCGCACTCGACCGTGCGGTGGATCGCGAGAGGGTCCGCGAGAATCCTCGCCCAGTGGGTGTCGAACTCCGGGCGTTCGCGCGACGTGAGCGTGCCCACGCGAAGCGCGACCGGATCACGCTGGTGCTCGAAG harbors:
- a CDS encoding serine hydrolase domain-containing protein yields the protein MTAPHPIAPSRLKTILRRTAAVTAVACGCAWLPARAAAQLVEPFPAPARLEAALDSVVRDEMERSHIPGAVVVVVKDGRVYWTKGYGVADVETRRPVDPERTIFRIGSISKVFTATAVMQLADRGRIRLDEDVNRYLPGWTVPEPYGRPVTAANLLTHTAGFDEINLGRKVFREAEVRPLGTFLRGRLVPRFAPGERSSYSTYGIALAGYLVETVSGLPLRDYLRQRVFAPLGMERSSLGAVPDSLRGDAAAGYAWAGGGYRPEPWEFFHTHPASDVNATAADMARFMIAHLEAGRPGAPRILGDTAAALMHRVHFRNDPRLLGFTYGFFEQRLWGHQAIQHSGSMSGYAAGMWLWPAERMGVFVACNREVGSLEQRVVTRLAARTLVPLDTADTEGTPWTRPRVRDDLRRFAGRYRPDTWCHTCRGARGFVPDAFEVTVVDDSTLGFWGGRWAQVEPLLFRVMNGQLEYGQMYVAFQADSAGRIVRMVNGTNVNERVGMETPPSAAARSSPRDPERYSGTFRRRDGT
- a CDS encoding LytTR family DNA-binding domain-containing protein: MNAAALPHARAGASVRSWRGAALIVGGWMLLGVIFLAEQGAAGQPALSATALFRRLVGPALGAALTPLGLHLARRFRVEAPNRLRHAAILALCALGMTLASFTALYYVHRLAGTLGPEPLAGWLASTLHEGLLYCGVILLIGHLLGPRGTATASVASPAAPAAAPPPARVAEHLSLKLRDRTVLVAPAEVAWVEADGHHVVFHLVGGASHTVRDTLRRLEAVLAPRGFVRVHRSTLVNVAEVKELRPWFAGDSLVYLKDGTELRLSRRFAANLLGPRAPLAPAPPPLAPESSPLGTEAL
- a CDS encoding type II toxin-antitoxin system VapC family toxin gives rise to the protein MVVDTSALIAVLAAESESRRIETVLLDASRIAMSAATLVEASIVAEAKAQPGGMLDLDRLITELGIEVMPVTREHAELARAAYSQFGKDRHPAGLNFGDCFSYALARALGEPLLFVGSDLSRTDVNVVSY
- a CDS encoding type II toxin-antitoxin system VapB family antitoxin; amino-acid sequence: MLARTTGESITEAVLTAIKERLQRETGRGDKEVVRRNIREIQRRFAARQQSDARTPDEIIGYDEFGLPT
- a CDS encoding GNAT family N-acetyltransferase — translated: MTGIRLRPVLASDLDTFFEHQRDPVALRVGTLTSRERPEFDTHWARILADPLAIHRTVECEDAVTGYVCSFIREGRREVAYWYGREHWGKGIATEALFQLLAEVHERPLFAWVTVGNTASRRVLEKVGFRVEARESTVESSGDGVDEFLLRLD